The following coding sequences lie in one Cryptococcus neoformans var. neoformans B-3501A chromosome 2, whole genome shotgun sequence genomic window:
- a CDS encoding hypothetical protein (Match to EST gb|CF190803.1|CF190803; HMMPfam hit to Peptidase_M1, Peptidase family M1, score: 406.3, E(): 3.6e-119), whose translation MLSRGLARNPHIQRSLLSRNVSQLASPLALRATVLSNTNKLSNKNSSLQSYRRNLCFCRHDNNMSDIPSVLGGAVAASAQDDYRLPTNVYPNHYDIVIKTDLLSSPPTFSGEALITLDVNSSTSELVFHLNKDLSITNIAISTSDLKTTSSLVIPKEELKLDEEKERATISLDKLPGGGLKEGTKDVKVFFKFESELHASMFGYYRSEGDADENGKKPIYGLTQFEATAARKAFPCWDEPMIKSKFSISMISRNGNTNLSNMPEISSKPWKAPSNASIEQVFSSSYELGSLLGGSSSFAKTEGKIEGKTEGKIEGKTEGKTESSIGSDDWHISKFETSPLMSTYLVAYASGEFVSLESEHKSKLTGKTVPLKIFATKDQIKQAQFALDIKKWALPIYEEIFDIPYALPKLDTLVAHDFDAGAMENWGLITGRTTAYLYDPEKSPLSAKKRVAVVQCHELAHMWFGDIVTMKWWDNLWLNEAFATLMGELIILERVWPEWNPRSQFLKTHLQGALDLDAQRSSHPIEVDCPDSNQIAQIFDSISYSKGASVLRMLAGVVGEEKFLKGVSLYLKKHVYNNAETKDLWEGISEASGLDVAKIMANWTLKTGFPVIKVDESADGKITVTQNRFLSTGDVKPEEDETLWYVPLEIATLDNGKVSVDHSAILQDRSSTFTVANPDAFKLNASTIGVFRVAYSPERLTKLGKQASSFTVEDRVGLVSDAATLARAGYAKTSGSLSLIHELGAAETEFLPWSQIGSALSKLSAVWWEQPEEVRKAINKLRVKLFKPLVQKLGFENAKDDVPDVKELRELVVATAAAAEDAEVIQEMKDRFQPFLEKNDDSRIPPDLQRSIFINAVEHGGKAEYEKILEVFNKPSNPSTKVDAMYALCSPRDEELLDRTFAMLEKKVKDQDLYIFFFGFGGNKYARRKVANYFKANYDSLIKRYPDGNGLNYLVKGSFAQLSSRKDLEDVKAFFETKDTRKFKLAVAQTCDSIQAAADWIERDSKDVENWLKENQFL comes from the exons atgCTCTCTCGCGGTCTCGCAAGGAATCCGCACATACAACGCAGCCTCCTCTCGCGCAACGTATCCCAACTCGCAAGCCCACTAGCTCTCCGCGCTACTGTCCTCTCC AACACCAACAAACTTTCGAACAAGaactcttctctccagtcttACAGAAGGAACCTTTGCTTCTGCCGACACGATAACAACATGTCTGACATCCCTTCTGTCCTTGGTGGTGCTGTCGCTGCCAGTGCACAGGATGACTACCGATTGCCCACGAATGTTTACCCCAAC CACTATGACATTGTGATCAAGACcgaccttctttcctcccctcCCACCTTCTCCGGTGAAGCCCTTATCACCCTCGATGTCAACTCCTCTACTTCCGAACTTGTATTCCACCTCAACAAGGACCTCTCCATCACAAACATTGCCATTTCCACCTCTGACCTCAAAACTACATCTTCTTTGGTCATCCCGAAAGAAGAACTCAagcttgatgaagagaaggaaagggcgACTATTTCTCTTGACAAGTTGCCCGGCGGTGGTTTGAAAGAAGGTACCAAGGATGTCAAGGTGTTCTTCAAGTTCGAGTCCGAGCTGCATGCCTCAATGTTCGGTTACTACAGGAGCGAAGGTGATGCAGACGAGAATGGCAAGAAGCCCAT TTACGGTTTGACTCAATTCGAGGCCACTGCTGCCCGAAAGGCCTTCCCATGCTGGGACGAACCCATGATCAAATCCAagttctccatctccatgaTCTCCCGCAACGGTAACACCAACCTCTCCAACATGCCCGAAATCTCCTCCAAACCTTGGAAGGCTCCTTCCAACGCGTCCATTGAACAGGTCTTCTCCAGCTCATACGAGCTCGGTTCCCTCCTTGGTGGCTCCAGTTCATTTGCCAAGACTGAGGGCAAGATTGAGGGCAAGACCGAAGGCAAGATTGAAGGCAAAACCGAGGGCAAGACAGAGTCTTCTATTGGGTCTGATGATTGGCATATCAGCAAGTTTGAGACTTCGCCTCTCATGAGTACTTACCTCGTTGCCTACGCATCTGGAGAATTTGTCTCACTCGAAAGCGAGCACAAGAGCAAGCTTACCGGCAAAACTGTGCCTCTCAAGATCTTTGCCACCAAGGACCAGATCAAGCAGGCTCAGTTTGCTCTTGACATCAAGAAGTGGGCCTTGCCCATCTACGAGGAGATCTTCGACATCCCATATGCCCTTCCCAAGCTCGACACCCTTGTCGCCCACGATTTCGATGCTGGAGCGATGGAGAACTGGGGTCTTATCACCGGTCGAACCACTGCCTATCTCTACGACCCCGAAAAGTCTCCCCTCTCGGCCAAGAAGCGTGTCGCCGTTGTTCAGTGCCATGAACTTGCTCACATGTGGTTCGGTGATATTGTCACTATGAAGTGGTGGGACAACCTTTGGTTGAACGAGGCTTTCGCTACTCTTATGGGTGAGCTCATCATTCTTGAGCGTGTTTGGCCCGAGTGGAACCCTCGATCCCAATTCCTTAAGACACATCTCCAGGGTGCTCTCGACCTTGACGCACAGAGGTCTTCTCATCCCATCGAGGTTGATTGCCCCGACTCCAACCAGATTGCTCAAATCTTCGACTCCATCTCTTACTCCAAGGGTGCTTCCGTGTTGAGGATGCTTGCTGGCGTCGTTGGTGAGGAGAAATTCTTGAAGGGTGTTTCTCTCTACCTCAAGAAGCACGTCTACAACAATGCAGAGACGAAGGACTTGTGGGAAGGTATCTCTGAAGCTTCTGGTTTGGATGTTGCCAAGATCATGGCCAACTGGACGCTCAAGACTGGTTTCCCTGTCATCAAGGTTGACGAATCTGCCGACGGCAAGATCACTGTCACTCAGAACCGATTCCTTTCCACTGGTGACGTCAAGCctgaagaggacgagacTCTCTGGTATGTCCCTCTTGAGATTGCCACTCTCGACAACGGCAAAGTATCTGTCGACCACTCGGCCATTTTGCAAGACCGATCTTCTACGTTTACCGTTGCCAACCCCGACGCGTTCAAGCTCAACGCCTCCACCATCGGTGTCTTCCGCGTCGCCTACTCTCCCGAAAGGCTCACCAAGCTCGGTAAACAGGCTTCTAGCTTCACCGTCGAGGACCGAGTCGGCCTTGTCTCTGACGCTGCTACCCTCGCTCGAGCCGGCTACGCCAAGACTAGCGGTTCTCTCAGTCTCATCCACGAACTCGGTGCGGCCGAGACAGAGTTCTTACCCTGGTCCCAGATCGGCTCCGCACTCAGCAAGCTTTCTGCTGTTTGGTGGGAACAACCCGAGGAGGTGCGAAAGGCGATCAACAAGCTTAGGGTCAAGCTTTTTAAGCCTCTTGTCCAGAAGCTTGGGTTCGAGAATGCCAAGGACGATGTTCCCGACGTCAAGGAATTGCGAGAGTTGGTGGTAGCTACCGCTGCCGCGGCTGAAGACGCCGAAGTGATccaggagatgaaggaccGCTTCCAGCCCTTCCTCGAGAAGAATGACGATTCTCGTATCCCTCCAGACCTTCAGAGAAGTATCTTTATCAATGCTGTCGAGCACGGTGGAAAGGCCGAGTACGAAAAGATCCTCGAGGTGTTCAACAAGCCTTCCAATCCTAGTACCAAGGTCGATGCCATGTACGCGCTCTGTTCCCCCAGGGACGAGGAATTGTTGGATAGGACTTTTGCCAtgttggaaaagaaggtcAAGGACCAGGATCtttacatcttcttc TTCGGCTTTGGCGGTAACAAGTACGCCCGAAGGAAGGTTGCCAACTACTTCAAGGCCAACTATGACTCT CTCATTAAGCGATACCCCGACGGTAACGGCCTCAACTACCTCGTCAAGGGTTCCTTTGCCCAACTATCTAGTCGAAAGGACTTGGAAGACGTCAAGGCGTTCTTCGAAACCAAGG ATACCCGCAAGTTCAAGCTTGCCGTCGCTCAGACTTGCGACTCTATccaagctgctgctgactGGATTGAGAGGGACTCCAAGGACGTGGAGAAT TGGCTCAAGGAGAACCAGTTCCTTTAA